One uncultured Carboxylicivirga sp. genomic window, TGACCGTGTGTTTTATCGTTTTTGGAAAATCGATATTCTCAGTGTTTTTAAATGAACCCGAACCCCTCGGAATGGGAATCATCTATTTAAAAATACTTGCTGTATCGCAGGTTTTTATGATTATTGAAATTGTTACCCGGGGAGCCTTTAATGGCATTGGCCGAACTATACCTCCATCCGTTACAGGTATTGTCTTTACCGGAGCCCGTGTTCCGGCTGCCATGATCTTATCTGCTGAGAGTGTACTCGGAATGTTTGGTATCTGGTGGGCTATCAGCCTTTCAAGTGTGGTTAAAGGTACCATTTTATCAATTTGGTATATTTTTACTATTCGCAAACATGATAAACCTGATTCTATCGATACTAAAACAAAATTATTAACTTTTATACCCAGCAGGATCAGACAAAATATCTGGGTTAGAAATAACCAAAATAATGCTGAAAAATAGCGATCGAAAAATAGAGTTAAAAGTATCGGCCGATGGTTCGCATACACTTTATGTTCCTGAATTGGAAGAACATTATCACTCGGTAAACGGAGCTATTAACGAATCGATGCATGTTTTTATCGAACCCAACCTTCGCTTTAGTACCAAAGAGCAAGTTTCAATATTAGAAATTGGTTTCGGCACCGGACTGAATGCTTTTTTAACTGGATTGAATCAAGGCAATAAATGTATTTTTTACCATTCATTGGAAAAATATCCAATTGCAGAAGAACTGGCTCTGAGACTGAACTATTGCGCCAATCCCGAAGAGCAACTTTTTTTTGAAAAAATGCATTTGGCAGCCTGGCAGGAGGAATCAGAGATAACTCAACACTTCACCTTGCTTAAAGATGAAACCGATTTGATTTCAGCAACATTTAACAGAAAATACGACCTTGTTTATTTTGATGCTTTTGCTCCGGAAAAGCAACCAGAGATGTGGGCCCCAGAAATTTTTCAGAAAATTTACGATGCAATGAATGATGGAGGTATTCTTACCACTTATTGTGCCAAAGGAGTTGTCCGACGAACCTTGCAGGCTTGCGGTTTTACTGTTGAACGTTTACCAGGCCCCAAAGGGAAAAGAGAAATGTTAAGAGCAGTCAAATAGAATACAGGTTCATATTCTAATAGAAACTTATAGATACAAAAAAGCTGCTATCAAAATGATAACAGCTTTTAGGTATAACGTATACTCTCTTATTTCTTTTTCTCTACTTCAACCAGTTCGATATCGAAAATAAGTGCTGAGTTGGGTCCAATTTTTTGTCCGGATCCTCTTTCACCATAAGCCAGATCAGCAGGAACATACAAACGCCATTTCGAACCTTCAGGCATCATTTGTAAAGCCTCAGTCCATCCTTTAATAACACCTGTCACTCTGAATTCTGTTGTATCACCTCGCTCAACTGAACTATCAAATACCGTTCCGTCAAGTAAGGTTCCATGATAAGTACATTTTACCTTATCCGATTTTTCTGCAAAAGGTCCGTTACCCTGGTGAATAATCTCGTACTGTAAACCACTCTCCGTAACATTAACCTCTGAACGTTTTTTGTTCTCTTCCAAGAATTTCTGTCCGTCTTCAAGGTTTTTTGCAGCTATGGCTTTTTGCTCCTCATTTTTCTTTTCTTTGATACTTTCAAATTTCTTACGAAGCATCATGTCGGCACTTAAATCAGTAAAATAAGATTTTCCATAAGCCAATTGATTTAAAAATCCTTTAAAAAAGGC contains:
- the mnmD gene encoding tRNA (5-methylaminomethyl-2-thiouridine)(34)-methyltransferase MnmD encodes the protein MLKNSDRKIELKVSADGSHTLYVPELEEHYHSVNGAINESMHVFIEPNLRFSTKEQVSILEIGFGTGLNAFLTGLNQGNKCIFYHSLEKYPIAEELALRLNYCANPEEQLFFEKMHLAAWQEESEITQHFTLLKDETDLISATFNRKYDLVYFDAFAPEKQPEMWAPEIFQKIYDAMNDGGILTTYCAKGVVRRTLQACGFTVERLPGPKGKREMLRAVK
- a CDS encoding FKBP-type peptidyl-prolyl cis-trans isomerase, giving the protein MKLSNLLVAALAVVVVLSSCSRVPRTGKMDFKNETDSVSYALGYIMANNMKKEWERLPFEMDSLAFVDMAKAISKRKLTESFKEYQINQFEELNEDAFFKGFLNQLAYGKSYFTDLSADMMLRKKFESIKEKKNEEQKAIAAKNLEDGQKFLEENKKRSEVNVTESGLQYEIIHQGNGPFAEKSDKVKCTYHGTLLDGTVFDSSVERGDTTEFRVTGVIKGWTEALQMMPEGSKWRLYVPADLAYGERGSGQKIGPNSALIFDIELVEVEKKK